A genomic segment from Thermococcus sp. encodes:
- a CDS encoding potassium channel family protein, with translation MDEFDEIRGCLVEMKDLSALMIDLAFSSVMYNSDEIAEEVYLLEERMDDLTLEVKKLALRAAKKEEDPERLLSIMDTADINERISDAAYGIADIILRDIEPHPIIREIMEDTEEELGRVTVHKGSVLHGKTLKQLKLPSKIGTRILAIKRGNRYIYNPGKDDEIREGDVLMAVGSDLDKLRKLAGEEVEGED, from the coding sequence ATGGATGAGTTCGATGAGATCAGGGGTTGCCTCGTCGAGATGAAGGACCTCTCCGCCCTTATGATAGACCTTGCCTTCTCCTCCGTCATGTACAACAGCGACGAGATAGCGGAGGAGGTATACCTCTTGGAGGAGCGCATGGATGATCTGACTTTGGAGGTCAAAAAGCTTGCCCTTCGAGCAGCGAAGAAGGAGGAGGATCCTGAGAGACTCCTCAGCATAATGGATACGGCCGATATAAACGAGCGCATAAGCGATGCCGCATACGGCATAGCGGATATAATCCTACGTGACATCGAACCCCACCCGATAATCAGGGAGATAATGGAGGACACTGAGGAGGAGCTTGGGAGGGTTACCGTCCACAAAGGTTCAGTCCTACATGGAAAAACCTTAAAGCAACTCAAGCTCCCGAGCAAAATCGGAACGAGAATCCTAGCAATAAAGAGGGGGAACAGGTACATCTACAACCCGGGCAAGGACGACGAGATACGTGAGGGGGACGTCCTCATGGCGGTTGGCTCCGACCTCGACAAGCTCAGGAAGCTTGCAGGAGAAGAGGTGGAGGGGGAAGACTGA
- the nth gene encoding endonuclease III — protein sequence MARELKSLDLSGFTFDETWGEKRKRAEKIVEILMETHPREKILIGDPYRTLVHCIISQRMRDEVTYRVWDELFNRYKDIETIAATPVGEMQEFLRRQGVGLWRTKGEWIVKASQIILKEYGGRVPDNIHELMKLPGIGRKCANIVLAYGFGKQAIPVDTHVNRISKRLGLAPPKVAPEKVEEYLKELIPEDRWIYVNHAMVDHGKSICRPVKPLCEECPLRELCPYAKGLVKKEDIR from the coding sequence TGGCTCGGGAATTAAAATCGTTAGACCTTAGCGGCTTCACCTTCGATGAAACCTGGGGGGAGAAAAGAAAACGCGCCGAGAAAATCGTTGAAATTCTTATGGAGACTCACCCTAGAGAGAAGATCCTCATAGGTGACCCTTACAGGACGCTCGTTCACTGCATAATCTCTCAGCGGATGCGCGATGAAGTGACCTACCGCGTCTGGGATGAGCTTTTCAACCGCTATAAGGACATCGAGACAATAGCGGCAACGCCCGTTGGGGAGATGCAGGAGTTCCTGAGGAGGCAGGGCGTCGGCCTCTGGAGGACGAAGGGTGAGTGGATAGTCAAAGCATCTCAGATTATCCTCAAGGAATACGGCGGAAGGGTTCCCGATAACATACACGAGCTGATGAAGCTCCCCGGCATCGGGAGGAAGTGCGCCAACATAGTTTTGGCTTACGGCTTTGGGAAGCAGGCAATTCCCGTCGATACCCATGTCAACAGGATAAGCAAACGCCTCGGTCTGGCCCCGCCGAAAGTAGCTCCGGAAAAGGTTGAGGAGTACCTGAAGGAGCTGATTCCGGAGGACAGGTGGATCTACGTCAACCACGCGATGGTTGACCATGGGAAGAGCATCTGCAGGCCGGTAAAACCCCTCTGTGAGGAGTGCCCGCTGAGGGAGCTTTGTCCCTATGCGAAGGGGCTGGTTAAGAAAGAGGATATACGGTAG